From one Streptomyces sp. SCSIO 30461 genomic stretch:
- a CDS encoding DUF402 domain-containing protein, translating into MTGTADFPHWAPGDHILWRYRGNSSGDVHICRPVTVVEDTDDLLAVWMAPGTECVRPVLSDGSPVHQEPLATRYTAPRTTARAHWSGMGVLKLARRHEPWSVWLFWDSGWRFKNWYVNLEEPRTRWVGGVDSEDHFLDISVRPDRSWRWLDEDEFDQAQQSGLMDARQALRVRAAGQSAVEVIRSWGPPFSDGWEDWRPDPGWPIPELPADWNHAPDCRSA; encoded by the coding sequence ATGACAGGTACGGCAGACTTCCCGCACTGGGCGCCCGGGGACCACATCCTGTGGCGCTACCGCGGCAACTCCTCCGGTGACGTGCACATCTGCCGACCCGTGACGGTGGTCGAGGACACCGACGACCTGCTGGCCGTATGGATGGCGCCGGGCACCGAGTGCGTACGGCCCGTGCTCAGCGATGGCAGCCCGGTCCACCAGGAGCCGCTCGCCACCCGCTACACCGCGCCCCGCACCACGGCCCGCGCGCACTGGTCGGGCATGGGGGTGCTGAAGCTGGCCAGACGGCACGAGCCCTGGTCGGTGTGGCTCTTCTGGGACAGCGGTTGGCGGTTCAAGAACTGGTACGTGAACCTCGAGGAGCCGCGCACCCGGTGGGTGGGCGGGGTCGACTCGGAGGACCACTTCCTCGACATCTCCGTACGCCCCGACCGCAGCTGGCGCTGGCTGGACGAGGACGAGTTCGACCAGGCGCAGCAGTCCGGGCTGATGGACGCCCGGCAGGCGCTGCGGGTGCGGGCGGCCGGGCAGTCGGCCGTCGAGGTCATCCGTTCCTGGGGTCCGCCGTTCTCGGACGGCTGGGAGGACTGGCGGCCCGATCCTGGGTGGCCGATCCCCGAGCTGCCGGCCGACTGGAATCACGCGCCGGACTGCAGGTCGGCATGA
- a CDS encoding class II fumarate hydratase, giving the protein MVLGKCSACTGGLEMSDQRYRIEHDSMGEVKVPAHAKWRAQTQRAVENFPVSGQRLERAHIEALARIKAAAAKVNAELGVLDKDIAEAVQDAAAEVAEGRWDEHFPVDVFQTGSGTSSNMNTNEVLATLAGERLGRPVHPNDHVNASQSSNDVFPSSIHIAATAAVSRDLIPALEHLAASLERKAAAFAGVVKSGRTHLMDATPVTLGQEFGGYAAQIRYGVERLRASLPRLAELPLGGTAVGTGINTPPGFSAAVIAEVARATGLPLTEARDHFEAQGARDGLVETSGQLRTIAVSLTKIANDLRWMASGPRTGLAEIALPDLQPGSSIMPGKVNPVIPEAVLMVAAQVMGNDATVAIAGAAGNFELNVMLPVIARNVLESVRLLANASRLLADRTVDGITADEKRAREYAESSPSVVTPLNKYIGYEEAAKVAKKSLAERKTIRQVVLESGYVERGDLTLDQLDETLDVLRMTHP; this is encoded by the coding sequence ATGGTCCTCGGCAAGTGCTCAGCCTGCACAGGAGGTTTGGAGATGTCTGACCAGCGATACCGGATCGAGCACGACTCGATGGGCGAGGTGAAGGTTCCCGCCCACGCCAAGTGGCGGGCGCAGACCCAGCGGGCCGTGGAGAACTTCCCGGTCTCGGGGCAGCGCCTCGAACGCGCCCACATCGAGGCACTCGCCCGGATCAAGGCCGCCGCCGCCAAGGTGAACGCGGAGCTGGGGGTGCTCGACAAGGACATCGCCGAGGCCGTCCAGGACGCGGCGGCCGAGGTGGCCGAAGGGCGGTGGGACGAGCACTTCCCGGTCGATGTGTTCCAGACCGGTTCCGGCACCTCGTCCAACATGAACACGAACGAGGTCCTGGCGACGCTCGCCGGTGAGCGCCTCGGGCGCCCCGTCCACCCGAACGACCACGTCAACGCCTCGCAGTCGTCGAACGACGTATTCCCTTCCTCCATCCACATCGCCGCCACCGCGGCCGTGAGCCGGGACCTCATCCCGGCCCTGGAGCACCTCGCCGCGTCGCTGGAGCGCAAAGCCGCCGCGTTCGCCGGGGTCGTGAAGTCCGGGCGCACCCATCTGATGGACGCGACGCCCGTCACCCTCGGTCAGGAGTTCGGCGGATACGCCGCCCAGATCCGCTACGGCGTCGAACGGCTGCGGGCCTCGCTGCCCAGGCTCGCCGAGCTGCCTCTCGGCGGTACGGCGGTGGGCACCGGCATCAACACCCCGCCCGGATTCTCGGCGGCCGTCATCGCCGAGGTCGCTCGGGCGACCGGGCTGCCGCTGACCGAGGCCCGTGACCACTTCGAGGCACAGGGCGCCCGGGACGGTCTGGTGGAGACCTCGGGACAGCTGCGTACCATCGCCGTCTCACTCACCAAGATCGCCAACGATCTGCGTTGGATGGCGAGCGGTCCGCGGACCGGACTCGCCGAGATCGCGCTGCCCGACCTCCAGCCGGGCTCCTCCATCATGCCGGGCAAGGTCAATCCGGTCATCCCGGAGGCGGTGTTGATGGTGGCGGCGCAGGTGATGGGCAATGACGCGACCGTCGCCATCGCGGGGGCCGCTGGGAACTTCGAGCTGAACGTGATGCTGCCGGTGATCGCCAGGAACGTGCTGGAGTCCGTGCGGCTGCTCGCGAACGCGTCCCGGCTGCTGGCCGACCGCACCGTGGACGGCATCACCGCCGACGAGAAGCGTGCCCGTGAGTACGCCGAGTCCTCGCCCTCGGTGGTCACCCCGCTGAACAAGTACATCGGATACGAGGAGGCGGCGAAGGTCGCCAAGAAGTCACTCGCCGAGCGGAAGACGATCCGTCAGGTGGTGCTGGAGTCCGGGTACGTGGAGCGCGGTGATCTGACGCTGGACCAGCTGGACGAGACACTGGACGTGCTGCGGATGACCCATCCCTGA